A region of Salinibacter sp. 10B DNA encodes the following proteins:
- a CDS encoding OmpA family protein, which yields MSRFRRPLPLVAALLSAVLLLGGCASLTNTQKGAAIGTGAGAAAGAAIGKAAGGTAEGAIIGAVVGGTAGAIIGKRMDNKAEELDEQLENAEVERVGEGIKVTFDSGLLFEFDSSTIQGAAEENLTEFATTMRDFEESNILIVGHTDSKGPADYNQGLSERRAQSAADFITRKGISSDRIETVGKGESEPVASNDTEAGRQQNRRVEVAIYASKEYRQEVKQQAQSN from the coding sequence ATGTCTCGATTTCGACGCCCCCTTCCTCTCGTTGCGGCCCTCCTTTCGGCCGTCCTCTTGCTCGGCGGATGCGCAAGCCTAACAAACACGCAGAAGGGCGCCGCCATCGGCACGGGGGCCGGGGCCGCAGCCGGGGCCGCCATTGGTAAAGCGGCTGGCGGCACAGCCGAAGGAGCCATCATCGGAGCCGTCGTGGGCGGCACCGCCGGTGCCATCATTGGGAAGCGAATGGACAACAAGGCCGAAGAGCTCGACGAGCAACTGGAAAACGCAGAGGTCGAACGCGTCGGTGAAGGCATCAAAGTAACCTTCGACAGCGGACTCCTCTTCGAATTTGACTCCTCCACCATTCAGGGTGCGGCCGAGGAAAACCTCACCGAGTTTGCAACCACCATGCGTGATTTCGAGGAATCCAACATTCTCATTGTCGGCCACACCGACTCGAAAGGGCCGGCGGACTACAACCAGGGCTTGTCGGAGCGCCGCGCCCAGTCTGCCGCCGACTTCATCACTCGCAAGGGCATTTCCTCGGACCGAATCGAAACGGTAGGCAAGGGCGAGTCCGAACCGGTGGCGTCCAACGACACCGAGGCGGGCCGGCAGCAAAATCGCCGCGTCGAGGTTGCCATCTACGCCAGCAAGGAGTATCGACAGGAAGTCAAGCAGCAGGCACAGTCCAACTAA
- the hemB gene encoding porphobilinogen synthase, translating into MPSSADYDLPLRPRRLRRTENIRRMARETRLSTDNLIAPLFVMEGENEREEVPSMPDTYRHTVDRLVDKAETLSALGIPAVALFPAIPAARKTPDAAHALEPDHLYPNAVRALKEAVPELMVITDTALDPYNSDGHDGIVRDGEIVNDATIDVMRDMAVLHAEAGADIVAPSDMMDGRVGLIREALDHAGHANTAILSYTAKYSSAYYGPFRDALDSAPKGDEEAPDKAIPDNKDTYQMDPANSEEAVRELMLDLEEGADMVMVKPALPYLDVIHRVKQHSDVPVAAYNVSGEYAMIKAAAQNGWLDEKNCALEALTGIRRAGADLILTYFAEDAARWID; encoded by the coding sequence ATGCCCTCTTCTGCCGATTACGACCTCCCCCTTCGTCCCCGTCGCCTCCGTCGGACCGAGAACATTCGCCGCATGGCACGGGAGACGCGGTTGTCCACAGACAACTTGATTGCCCCGCTCTTTGTGATGGAGGGCGAGAACGAGCGGGAAGAAGTGCCGTCCATGCCGGACACTTATCGGCACACCGTTGACCGGCTGGTGGACAAGGCCGAGACGCTCTCTGCACTGGGCATTCCGGCCGTCGCCCTCTTCCCCGCGATTCCGGCCGCACGGAAGACCCCGGACGCGGCGCACGCCCTGGAGCCGGACCACCTCTACCCGAATGCGGTGCGCGCCCTCAAGGAGGCGGTGCCAGAGCTGATGGTGATCACGGATACGGCGCTCGACCCTTACAACAGTGACGGCCATGACGGCATCGTGCGCGACGGCGAAATCGTGAACGATGCGACGATCGACGTGATGCGGGACATGGCGGTACTCCACGCCGAGGCCGGAGCCGACATCGTGGCGCCCTCCGACATGATGGACGGGCGCGTGGGCCTGATCCGTGAGGCCCTTGACCATGCCGGACACGCGAACACGGCGATCCTCTCGTACACCGCCAAATATTCGTCGGCCTACTACGGCCCCTTCCGGGATGCCCTCGACTCGGCGCCCAAGGGCGACGAGGAAGCCCCCGACAAGGCCATTCCGGACAACAAGGATACCTACCAGATGGACCCGGCCAACAGCGAAGAGGCCGTCCGCGAACTGATGTTGGACCTGGAGGAGGGCGCCGACATGGTGATGGTGAAGCCGGCTCTCCCCTACCTCGACGTCATCCACCGCGTGAAGCAGCACAGCGACGTGCCGGTGGCTGCCTACAACGTGAGCGGCGAGTACGCCATGATTAAGGCTGCTGCCCAAAACGGCTGGCTCGACGAAAAGAACTGTGCCCTCGAAGCCCTCACCGGCATCCGCCGTGCCGGAGCCGACCTCATTCTCACCTACTTTGCCGAAGATGCCGCCCGCTGGATTGACTGA